The genome window atctcattgattagccataaatatctttatgtttttttattaaggcttcatcctcgcccgtcaggaggccactttgtgcgatACTGACCTGACTGCAACgaatgattatattcaggagcccgacgagaccatggtaagacaatttaaatttcTGTGACTTAACACAtacattactaatatatatttcatatcctaaaatatcttattattctgtaggttactgctggaccgacaaccccttctaccgagcctgccagCCCTACTGACGATCATGATGCaacgcatcctccgataaagaggcgacgtaatgaggatgatcctgatagcgtagccgggcgAGATAGGATACGCCTCAGGCCAACGGCTGCATTAAAGCATACAGGATGCGGGACACAttgattttttttgtattttatgtacatatgacattcagtaaataataacaacagtttttattgtttacattatatgcacattatgtttttatttctccggttctttgttattttaatactacaacacaaacacaaatatagcaacttaacataatttaaattcagtacaactaatgaaaatacatgataCGAAagacataaagataaaatactacactcaacacatacatgtgtttgtttagtcactaccgTCTATTATTCTAtgctccaaccacttaaatttctcttccattttatttttttcttcttcctcctcttttagtttctcctgcactACCGCAATTTCTTGTTGCATTTCAGAGATCTGGCGTTGGTATTCACcgttcatattccaaacatactgcaaacatgatttgtagtattcctggttaatgggttcatcataccattcctcaAACATACAATGATTTCTGTCATTGCGTCCAAACAATTGTTGTCACATCCAGTATCTGCGCCCAACATTACCATCGAACCAACATGCCTTTAAAATCGTATGTTTGCCACAATAACATCTTGGTTGGTCATTGCGACCAGACAtttgttaatgcaagaaaaataaaaaatttatggaTTTGttatttgttttggttaagcgcagataataactaaaatgcgctagttatttataggcaagacaacccacataacgtagtatttcaccGCACTATGCTTCGCGTATTAAAGATTCTTTCGAGTACAATACAACTTTTCCAGAAGTtagcttttgcaggcgagcagcttTTTACGTCGACAAGACAacccacataacgtagtatttcacTGCACTATGCTTCACGtattaaagattctttcgggtacaatacagctttttcagaagatagcttttgcaggcgagcaacTTTTTACGTCGACAAgacaattgtttttttttttaaatgggtttatgttagattgttgtactgaagtattaatgttaaatatcaataagatttaacagcaatagaaatataattttatttcatacattctgcaagataaacaagtacatacacttattacaaccacattacggaaacaaaacactacgtgtatccttgatagttgggcacattagatgaacttccaccagGAGTTGGATTACCACTGCCACCtaaaccagctgaaggacatttatgacgttcgtgtcctgtttgcgagcatatgccacatttgcgcgcataaacggtatcaccaacatctaTTTAGTTCCGTATTggcgttcttttttgcacttgtcgTTGACGTACATAGTTCTTATTACACatcattttaaatggttccgacggccaataatgctcagcacccactggctgcaactgtccactataggtgtttaagtatgcatcAACACTATATTTCTTATCACGCGCAGTTGGTTAGCCCTAAActtgtatgttgaaagcacttgatggcatgtgatcacggcatgtggtagatggaccatttctcACAAGAGTATAACTTTCTGGCTTTATTTACGGTGTGGGTATTATTTTCccgattttgatggatagcgatgcgaacttcaaaaatatttcgctcatTGCAATACTGTAAagatgaatgccaatgtgctcgccgcctgtatttatcaaatcttttcattggtattggcataaattcaacacccatttCCCTCAATAATGATGCACCTCTAGCCCTTTCAACAAATCTCTCCGctatctgcttgaatgacattcgCATCATGGCAGTGACATacaatccacgtgcagacttcaataatcCGTTGAAATACTCTAAcatatttgtagtcagaatttcccatcttctgccaccatccgcatgcaaattCTACCTGTCAAGCTTATGTCgtatcaaccaacgataggctcccttgtcttcctgcctgatagattccatgcgcctcttaaatttacactcttggtgatctgttgcagccatccacattaaatcatgcaaatccttattgggatatgccttctggaaattggccttcaggtgcctcatacagtaacggtggtaggcatacggttcctacCATGCACGtaaattctgtacagaacttaaaataccaccatgccaatcagatattagacaaatacctgaacgttgtttgataacgtgctctttcaagtggttcaaaaatataGTCCACGTCTCTtagctttcattggcacaaatagcaaaagctaagggaaatatacttccattagcatctactgcaatgacgatcaacaacttaatatcatactttccatatacATGAGTgacgtctatggatattaccggccgacaatgcaaaaaaccatcaattgctggtttaaatggccagaacacatatttgaatatatattctggtatttccggactccgctcaagcttccattcaacaacagttccggggttaaagtgttgcaatgcagccatgtacctgggtagagatgcaaataacttatcccagttaccataaacaatttcaaacgcacgtttgcgcccgagaaatacctttcttttggtaatggtgcacctatattcctggtggacggatgttatatactctttgatcttgtaccttatggatgctttaatgtgtggaatcaagacaagaaaaATCAAGTcagcattcaagttaaaatgattcccactgaatgtgtctatttcacaattgtgggtgccaatgtatttacccacaacccacatatttattttcttcttcctcgcacGCAACATCCAATTACAATTTGTAAACCATCTACGACAGACTACCTTGTATACATCAGGGGATGACTCGCGTACCGTGATCTCACGATactcttttacgctgtacattAGCACAGCCCTGATTAGGCGCGCTTTATCGGGAAAAAGAATACCCTTTGACAGCActgttgctctagattcatcccacgtTATTGTGTGAATTTCGCCAATATCCCTTGTGAGGgaatccacatccggcatacttggcaaatgatcaagatagggaatctcccttgaatgaaatggcacgttggactcgtacactcttggtctaatggGGGTGgatcatgctccctcgtcaaaccaggtccagcattctcttccttctcatcatcaccctcatcagggaagggtgtgtcatctccagactcatcggcattgttgtcataatcactattctcttcctgactctgtgcatctgccagatcttGATTAAATATATtatcttcgggcaattgagtaaggacagaaCCTTCAggatgctcgttttcactgcacaaccaacaaaataatgagttactcaaattgataaatactttacatatagctatatcacttcacttacaaatcgtaatgtgttgacatcccatgatagatattatcctgttggtgatgactcccggatggaccaccatgatccaacacaccagaactaggcatattccaactaggcgttggttcataacttgtaaaattcatatctggccgaTACCCCCTGtgaaatatatgagtgttaatacaaattcaatacagcaaaaataaacatcgtaacacaaagaaaaattgaagtttaccactcgtcttgtggattatgtaaactaggagataaattatttcctcgctcctcattcgcccatggagataagtttagatcaggccaaactctttcagccggaacctgttcggctaaaactgctccaaaataatcgcccgatgactgagggatatccctgctttgtgcaacctcattattgcgaacgtcttcaaccttgacatacatttctaacatttttatcacaagaaatttccgatattcatccggagtcctcaaaaaatctctcagagtttcatcgtcctcgatgttaaactcagcataacaagcaacctctTGCGGAGTGACATAATACAGATATCTTCCgtttactttaaggttcaccgaacgtttgctcacactcatttttttacataacaataaTACCAATTTATCGTACTCCAttataagtggcaacttaacatgacactgtggagataaactataggttAATGAGTTATTCGCCACTACAACCTCAcctccccaatataatgaaacccttacttttcgctcttcagacattatgacaaaatacaaaacaacttaacgaagaaatatttTAGAAGACTTGAGAATATTTATGAATGGATTTTTAAAAAATTCTTAACATCCTTAAATAGGGCAAAAACCAGTCCGGGGTACAATTTGTTTAGGTATAACGCCTTAAATAAGGGCGTtatacccagttgaattattgttatgtcagttaagcctAGAAGAATTATCTGTGGACCCATAAAATATGTATAGCGCGGTAATAAAAGGCGCTATACCTCCCGTTTTTTCAAATTCAcgtataacgctcttttaaagggcgctataccttaacgggcaaacgaccgttaaggtatagcgccctttaaaagggcgtgaTACATATTTTGGTTACCATCTCTTTTTTTCACATATTTCGGTCGTTTAaatccaaaagaaccacattttgaTTCCGAACAATGATATTGTCTACCTATCCTATCATCAATTGCCAATGTCGCAAAGGCCCTTTTCTGCTAGATAAGTGGCAGGTgctcaaaaaaaaataaaatggtaGATGCCTAGTATTTGGACTAGGTATGACAAAGCTAATTTTTTGTTAGTTAAATTGTATAGAAAGAGAAGGGAGAtgtagggtgtgtttggtatgaaggaaaatatttttcggaaaatattttctaattttctcatgtttggttggtttaaatgttttggaaaatattttcctactaagagaagggaaaacatttcccaaaactctttttcaaccttccccACCATATTCTCCATCCTCACAACCCACCCCACACACCCACCTATCCACCCCAACCCCCCGCCCCACCCtcaccctaaataaaaatattattaataatactttcttttcatgttatagatagatttttttttcatttcaacaaatgagtattttcttttcatgatataaaaaatatttttttttattttaacaaaaaaagtacttttttttatgatgtagaaaaagtattttctttcatttcaacaaaatgagtattttcttttcatgatttagaaaaagtattttctttcgtttcaaaaaaaaaagtattcTCTTTTcatgaaagaaaaatatttttttttcaacaaaatgagtattttcttttcttgatgcagaaaaagtattttttttatttcagtaAAATgattactttattttcatgttgtacaaagagtattttctttttcaaccaaaaagagtattttttttttatagttatgGAGCATAAATTTCAACATTGTTTTGCAtaaaaaagtaaagcaacacattagttcctttggatttgtgtaaatttttaaaagaataattaaattgttgaaaaaaATAGTCTTGAAAATGTTggatatttgggggggggggggggaggaaacatggggacttgggggaaggggtggggagagtagcataaaaaaatattttatactctctaatcaaacactaaaaaatatttttcggaaaaagtttttcactcaccaaccaaacaaaggAAAATAAGGGATAAAACCACTAATTTTCCATGAAAACATTTTCCTTTGTACCAAACACACCCGTAAATCGTAATCTGCATATTTTTTGTCCATAGGATCCCATGGTTGCAATAACGTTAATCTATCTTGCTGTACTCTGAAGTAAGGCATAGATTTTGTGATGCAGTAATATATCACACAGCCCATACTCATGCTGGGAAAGCTTTatgtaaaatatataaaataaaaacatagCTTATTTCAAATGCATGATGAAGTTATCACGTTCGCGTTCATAAAGATTTATCAGAAACCATTCCATACATGTACTAAGATGTTTATCAAAGTCAAGTCCCACTAAATTCATACAATTGAAGAGTAACATAACCAATCTAACTTCAGTTTTTCCATGATAATTACAAGAAAAGTTTCTTCTTTGCTAGTCAAGAAAAGAACAAGTACATAGCACAAGAAATGCTACTACGTACTATTGCAAAGGATCCCTGAAAAATAAATCCAGATGCAATATTTCAAGGTAGGAGTTTCAAAGACAACATGATGAAATAATTCAAGCACACAACAATATATAAATATCAGATGGAGTCCTACACGTTACTGCTCCAGATGCTGCTGGCTCGTAGGGGAGGATAGTTCCCTCTCACAACCAAAGTTATCATCCTCCGGTTCACTCCAATTTACATTATTAGAGCTATTGTTGATACTAGGCTCGGAACTAGTAGTGCTGCTCGTGGCAAGTGGCGAGTCAGAAACGCTACCTGTCTTGTTCTTTGTGGAGCTAGACCGGATACCATTTGCTGAAGAAGATGAGACCCTTGTCAGAACTGGGCGTAAGGTTCCATTAACACTTCGTCTTATATCCTGTTCAAAAGAGATCCATAAACGTAAATGTATGAAATAGAATGTGTCACAATGCTTGTGATGTAGGTTTGCTTACCAAGTGCATTAGTAgttaactttttaaatttgaatatttattgaaattaaacGAGCATTTAGAAGGAAGTACCATGTGCCGTAGAGCCATATCCAAAGATTTTTTGGAAAATGATCTTCCGAAGCCTGAATTTTCCCGGGACAAAGATTTCTTGGAGGGGTTTTCCTGATATGGATTATCATCTTGCTTGGGGGGAGCTAACTTCCTCATGTTTACTACCCTTTCAACCATCTGTGTGCCGATCAACACAGGGTTCACATCATCTTTCTCATAACCATGTCCCCTACTCTTGGACAGTAGAGTGGTTGCATTGCTCAAAATAGTAGCATTTGTTGCTCGTCCTCTAGAAGGAGAACATGATTTCCGCCTGGGTTTTCCATCAGAACTTGAATTAGTGGTAGAGGGTCGAGCAGCAGGTGCAGTCGGTCTTCCCCTAGATGCAGATGCAGGCCTTTTAGGCACCAATGTCTTAGAATTGATAGAAGAATCACGCGACAGACTTGGCGTCTCCAAGGGTTTCAATGGCCTAGACTTCACAGTTGGAGAGGTACCTCGTAATGGTGCAGTTTTTTTGGAGATTGTGGTTCCCGCTTTTGTCAGCAAAGAAGATCGAGCCCCAGAAACCGATACAATAGGAATGGATGATGGAGTTGATGGTCGACGAGTTGGCGTTGCTGACCTTGATGCTGACTTGGAGGCAGCTGGTTTGGAGGGTCTACTGGTTGGGGTAGAAGAGCGTGGAGCAGCTCTTGTTGGAGTCGAGGATCTTGCTGTGGAAGCAACAGGCTTAACAGAAGGCAATGTTGCTCTTGAAGTAGGAGTGGAAGCTCTTGAGGGCTTGGATGCAGAAATACGAGGACGTCCAGTAGGCGTAGCTGACCTTGTGGACGTTGCCTTTTTACCCCCTGATGATGAAGGCCTTCCATTTCCAGGACAAGAGTTTTTGCTTCTGGACACGGCCGGCAATCCAGTTGAATTACTCTGCGAAGAGGGTCCTTCGAGGGAATTCTCAGGCTGCAAATATAACCGTAACAGCATGCTAAATAGAGAAGGCAGAAAATTTCTTCAACTGAAAACATTGTATCAGCATTCTGTGGTACTAAAATGAGTATAATACCGTGAAAGCATTCACTGGCACTAAAATGAGTATATTATCGTACAAGCATTCAGTAACCATGTGAATCTAATATTGCATTGATGATTCACTCAGTTTTCTACCATGTAGTTCAAATGTAAGAGttaagagaaggaaaaaaaagtcTTCTTCTTTCGTTGTCCCAGAATgtttttaaaaacaaatatagGGATTTTTAATGTCAGCCATCCAAATTATCTACTAAAAAATTAGATAGGATTACGTCGACTTTGTCAACTGCTAATGAAAGAACCAAACGGGTATATACCAATACCTATCACGGGTAAAAAGATGGAGATCAAAAGAAACAACACTAGCAGTGCAGAATCAAAAGTAAAATCCTTCAGGGTATTAATTAGCTTGTATCCATACACTATAATGAGTATATTGTACCTGAGCTAAATCCTGCTCGAATCTTATTTTAGATTCTGGAGCAGTTGTACTTGAATCTGTCTCAATTTTACAGTCTTGAGCAGTTGAATTAGAATCTATCGCATTCTGGAGTACTGCAATATTCTGTTCTTCCACCTCTAGCGATAGATTTGAAGGGGTATGAGGCAGTGAAAGGAGCCTGAAAACCAATTAGTAGATAATATAATAATGTACTATGGCAGAACCGTCATGGAGCAACCGTCATGGAGCACTGTTTCGTGAAACAAAATATACAGCCATGGTTATATTATACTACGACTAACAGCCTTAAACCAAATTCTTGTACAGAAGTCTGACCTCTAAAATCATATTGACCATTTAACCAGACTGTTAAACTTTGGAGACTAACCTTCTTTTTGTTGAAGACATGGAAGCAGAATCAATAGAATCGCACATGATTTCTTTTTGCTATCTAAGGTCTCAAGTGCTTTGGCTAAAATTTACCAACAGATAATGGTCCTACAGCGCACAAAATAAATGAGCAGAATCTTTGTTTAGAAGATGTATTGAGACCAAATTCTAAACACTCATCAGACAGGACAAGGAACTGCATCGCCCAAATACATAGTCATCTAGTTCTCATGTGAAGAAGAATTGAGGATGAAGAactcctacaacaacaacaactacgcctCAATTCCAAGCAAGTTGAAGTTCGCTATATGTATCCTCACTGACcatataaactcatctcaaaccAATAATATACAGTGAGCAGAATAACTAGAAACTTCAAATAAATATTCACTACCAATTATTTTTCTTATCAGAATATTCACTACCAATTATTTCCTTTTAAAGTATTTGACTATCAAAGTTCCACAAAAATCTAAAACTGAAGGCTACAAACAATGACGATGCTCAAGTCAAAATTACATCATATAGCATTTCCCTTCTTAGATTACATTATTCTTTTCGATTAACAACTGGCTTAGAGCACAACGACTGAATATGGATGCAATTAAAGACAATTTTTATACAACTACCACGAAACATTGCTGTTAAACACTGTTTGCCTTAGGAACGCTAGAAACGCTATCAACTCGTGACACACTAGACATTTTGAACTCCCAAATAAAATGCCACTTACATACTGTCTGTCCAATAAATTGTTAGATGCTGCATAAGCTATTCAGTTACTTCATTTtgctcaaaaaaataaataacaattagTTACCTCCCGCTCTTTATTTCCCCTCCTCTTGTGTTAGTTATACTCTTGTGTAGTTATACTGTTGCCGTATTGGTACGTCTAGTTTAGTCATTCCAGTAGAGTGCCACTAGATACTACTTTTTGCTTAGAGTTGGACCGTTGCTGATTGTGTTAGCGTTTTCCCTAGGCTACCGTTCGTCCAGTGGCTGGCGTCTGTAATGGTGGAGTAAGGGCATGTCCTCGGGGTGGGCGGGGGAGAAGGCAGGAGATAGGGGAAGTGACGAGGCCAAAAGGGGTAAGGGGATCAAGGGAGCCTATAGGTTGAGAATTGGATCGTGGAACATAGGAacattgacgggtaagtctatagagttggcGAAGATTCTCCAGAAGAGGAAGATCAATATAGCTTGTGTTCAGGAGACTGGatgggtagggtcgagggcgaggAATGCGGACGGGTATAAACTAGGTACTCGGGAGGCAGGAAAGGTAAGAACGGAGTGGGTATTTTGatggatagggaacttagagagtcaGTGGTAGAGGTCAGGAGGGTGAACGATAAATTAATGTCGATTAAGTTAGTAGTTGGTGGGATCACTCTGAATGTTATTAGCGCATATGCGCCGCAAGCGGGcttagatgaggaggttaaaagAAGCTTCTGGGAGAGGCTGGACGAGATGGTGCGTGTCGTGCCGCTTGCGGATAAGttattcataggaggggatttcaatgggcatatagGGTCGTCTGTTGATGGATATGGCGAGGTGCATGGTGGCTTCGGCTTTGGGGataggaacggaggaggtacctCACTGTTGGATTTTGCTAGAGCTTTTGAGTTGGTGATCGCGAACTCTAGTTTTCCGAAGAGGGAGGAGCATTTGGTTATTTTCCGGATTACGGTGGctaagactcagattgattaCCTCCTCCTCAGGAGATGTGATAGGCGGCTGTGTGTGGATTGCAAGGTTATCCCGAGTGAGACTCTCGCGACacaacataggctcttggtgatggacgtcgGTATATTATTAAGGAGGAAGAAGAGGTTTGTCCAGGGTCAACCGaggatcaggtggggagccttgacgAGGGATAAAACTCAGGAGTTGGAGGGGAGGTTGATGGCTATGGGCGCCTGGAGGAGTAGCGGGGACACTAGCGAGATGTGGACAGCTACTGCAGACTGTATAAGAAAGGCGGCGAGAGAGGTACTAGGGGTCTCGAAGGGTTACTATGGCGGGCACCAAGGCGACTGGTGGTGGAATAatgtggtccaaggtaaagtggaagcaaagaaagCAGTGTATCTTAGGTTAGTGAAGAGCACAAACGAGGAAGAGAGGAGAGTGAATAGAGGAAGATATAAGGAAGCCAGGAAGTAGGCGAAGTTAGCGGTCACGGAGGCTAAGGATGCAGCGTTTGGTCGTATGTACGATGAGTTGGGGGACAAAGG of Nicotiana tomentosiformis chromosome 7, ASM39032v3, whole genome shotgun sequence contains these proteins:
- the LOC104086096 gene encoding flocculation protein FLO11-like isoform X1, which codes for MSIWLLNLEIYTSVQCRLQERTLGMVMREVDEDLAMFLEMRRSEKEMNDQIPTHNSEELDQQLGSEVDFSLLSNGASTEPANQDYLLNSENDKNDYDWLLSLPHTPSNLSLEVEEQNIAVLQNAIDSNSTAQDCKIETDSSTTAPESKIRFEQDLAQPENSLEGPSSQSNSTGLPAVSRSKNSCPGNGRPSSSGGKKATSTRSATPTGRPRISASKPSRASTPTSRATLPSVKPVASTARSSTPTRAAPRSSTPTSRPSKPAASKSASRSATPTRRPSTPSSIPIVSVSGARSSLLTKAGTTISKKTAPLRGTSPTVKSRPLKPLETPSLSRDSSINSKTLVPKRPASASRGRPTAPAARPSTTNSSSDGKPRRKSCSPSRGRATNATILSNATTLLSKSRGHGYEKDDVNPVLIGTQMVERVVNMRKLAPPKQDDNPYQENPSKKSLSRENSGFGRSFSKKSLDMALRHMDIRRSVNGTLRPVLTRVSSSSANGIRSSSTKNKTGSVSDSPLATSSTTSSEPSINNSSNNVNWSEPEDDNFGCERELSSPTSQQHLEQ
- the LOC104086096 gene encoding flocculation protein FLO11-like isoform X2 — encoded protein: MATSVQCRLQERTLGMVMREVDEDLAMFLEMRRSEKEMNDQIPTHNSEELDQQLGSEVDFSLLSNGASTEPANQDYLLNSENDKNDYDWLLSLPHTPSNLSLEVEEQNIAVLQNAIDSNSTAQDCKIETDSSTTAPESKIRFEQDLAQPENSLEGPSSQSNSTGLPAVSRSKNSCPGNGRPSSSGGKKATSTRSATPTGRPRISASKPSRASTPTSRATLPSVKPVASTARSSTPTRAAPRSSTPTSRPSKPAASKSASRSATPTRRPSTPSSIPIVSVSGARSSLLTKAGTTISKKTAPLRGTSPTVKSRPLKPLETPSLSRDSSINSKTLVPKRPASASRGRPTAPAARPSTTNSSSDGKPRRKSCSPSRGRATNATILSNATTLLSKSRGHGYEKDDVNPVLIGTQMVERVVNMRKLAPPKQDDNPYQENPSKKSLSRENSGFGRSFSKKSLDMALRHMDIRRSVNGTLRPVLTRVSSSSANGIRSSSTKNKTGSVSDSPLATSSTTSSEPSINNSSNNVNWSEPEDDNFGCERELSSPTSQQHLEQ